In Gemmatimonadota bacterium, a single genomic region encodes these proteins:
- the secG gene encoding preprotein translocase subunit SecG encodes MIRVATELHRLKLHHLDGKARSGELSARVSRHPHLDSDGSDSKQMTTFLYLLLILDGLFMAIVVLLQAGKGGGLAAVGGGGGTAMTEGILAGRQATSLLTRATWISGTIFLASALALSIISQRNAVPTSVIQVPTPNAAPVPILSTVGEGDSAVGNDGEGAPGEGATGQTGESASDSGNGNDG; translated from the coding sequence GTGATCCGGGTTGCCACCGAGCTCCATCGCCTCAAGCTCCACCACCTTGACGGGAAGGCCCGCTCGGGTGAGCTTTCGGCCCGGGTGAGCCGCCACCCGCACCTCGACTCCGATGGATCCGACTCCAAGCAGATGACCACCTTCCTCTATCTTCTCCTTATTCTGGACGGGCTCTTCATGGCCATCGTCGTCCTCCTCCAAGCGGGGAAGGGCGGTGGTCTTGCCGCAGTGGGCGGTGGCGGCGGCACTGCCATGACCGAAGGCATCCTCGCCGGCAGGCAGGCCACGAGCTTGCTCACGCGGGCGACTTGGATCAGCGGCACGATCTTCCTTGCCTCCGCTCTGGCCCTCTCCATCATCTCGCAGCGGAACGCCGTGCCCACCTCCGTCATCCAGGTGCCGACTCCCAACGCGGCCCCGGTCCCGATCCTGAGCACCGTGGGCGAAGGAGACTCCGCCGTCGGAAATGACGGCGAGGGCGCACCGGGCGAGGGCGCGACCGGCCAAACAGGCGAGAGCGCGAGCGACTCCGGGAACGGAAACGACGGCTAG
- a CDS encoding alpha-ketoacid dehydrogenase subunit beta — MTAGTPDHLTRSERGEPVTMLEAISEALFEEMVADDSVLLMGEDIGAYGGAFKVTRGFLDHFGPDRVVDVPIAEGGFTGAAAGAAHAGLRPVVEMQFMDFVSPAYDVITNYVATAAYRGAGRLPMVIRGPVGGGGRGGPFHSQNVEMAFFHTPGLKIVYPSNTADAKALLKASIRDDSPVIFEEHKGLYRAPDLRAILPHPLPEVEIGRAATVRHGSDLAVVTYGAMVHESLKAANLLAEDGAEARVVDLRTLLPLDDEAIAEAVKDTGRVLVVHEDTRTGGIAGEIAMRINELAFEWLDAPIVRVTAIDAPVPYAGRLEDEFLPGSADILTALRYLAEY, encoded by the coding sequence ATGACCGCAGGGACGCCCGATCACCTGACCCGCTCGGAGCGCGGCGAACCGGTCACGATGCTGGAAGCGATCTCCGAGGCGCTCTTCGAGGAGATGGTAGCGGACGATTCGGTCCTGCTCATGGGCGAAGACATCGGCGCATACGGAGGCGCCTTCAAGGTGACTCGCGGCTTCCTCGACCATTTCGGTCCTGATCGCGTGGTCGACGTTCCCATAGCCGAAGGCGGGTTTACGGGAGCCGCCGCCGGAGCGGCGCACGCGGGACTGCGCCCGGTGGTCGAGATGCAGTTCATGGACTTCGTCTCGCCGGCCTACGACGTTATCACCAACTACGTCGCCACCGCGGCGTATCGGGGAGCCGGCCGACTGCCGATGGTGATTCGCGGTCCGGTGGGAGGGGGGGGAAGGGGAGGGCCCTTCCACTCGCAGAACGTCGAGATGGCCTTCTTCCACACTCCGGGCCTCAAGATCGTCTACCCGAGCAACACCGCAGACGCCAAGGCTCTGCTCAAAGCCTCGATTCGGGACGACTCCCCCGTGATCTTCGAGGAACACAAGGGACTCTACCGGGCACCCGACTTGCGTGCGATTCTCCCGCACCCTCTGCCCGAGGTCGAGATCGGACGCGCGGCGACGGTCCGTCACGGAAGCGACCTCGCCGTCGTCACGTACGGCGCCATGGTGCACGAATCTCTCAAGGCCGCAAATCTGCTCGCCGAGGACGGCGCCGAGGCCCGGGTCGTCGACCTGCGCACCCTTCTGCCGCTCGACGACGAGGCCATCGCCGAGGCGGTGAAGGACACCGGACGCGTTCTCGTCGTGCACGAAGACACCCGGACGGGCGGGATCGCCGGCGAGATCGCGATGCGCATCAACGAACTGGCCTTCGAATGGCTCGACGCGCCCATCGTGCGCGTAACCGCGATCGACGCACCGGTCCCCTACGCGGGAAGGCTGGAAGACGAATTCTTACCGGGAAGCGCGGATATCCTCACGGCGCTCCGTTATCTTGCGGAGTATTGA